CTTCGTTAGGTTTTGAAGCATCTCCACCACCCGGTTCGCCGCGTTCAGATCTCGTACAAGCCTTAAAACTTAATCTACCTGAAGGAGTAAAAGCTTTTTGCCGGGGTATTCAAAGCGCTTCTCCCATAGATTCCCACGCGGTACCGGAATCCAGTTTTCTGCCAGGCTACCAGGATCCAGTTATCATGGCTGCGGGAACCTTTGTTCAAGGTGCATCCTTAGAATTATCTGCAGATGCGCCACTTCGTCCTCCCTACATCGTCTACGTCCAGGGGGGGTTATCTTACGCCCATTCCTTACTTGGTCTCCTTTCGGGTGCCCAAGAATTAGTAAACCAAGGTCTCGTCTCCGGATTTGCCGAAAAGGTGAGGGCGTAAATGAATAATTTGCTTCTGATTGTCACGGTAACTATTCTGGGATTAGGGGTAATTATGTCAATTTTTCCCTTTTTGCCGGGGATTCCCCTGATCTTTGGAACATTTCTTGCTTACGGTTTCTTTGAAGGATTTAGGCAGATTAACGCGGTTTTTCTTCTCGCAATGTTGATGATTACAATACTATCTTTTTTCATTGATAATTTAGCAGGATGGTTGGGCGCAAAAAGGTACGGTGCAAGCAAGGCAGGAGTATGGGGCGCGATTTTGGGAGGGCTTGCAGGTATTTTCATCTATCCTCTTTTCGGTATTCTCTTAGGTCCCCTGATCGGTGCCGTAGTCGGAGAGATCATTATTTCTCAACGCCCGTTACGAGAAGCATTTCGGGTGGGAATGGGTACCCTCGTAGGCTTTTTGGGCGGTAGCGTTCTCCGGTTTATACTCGCGTTCTTTATGGTTACTGCATTTCTTTATGTAGTCTTTTAATAATTTTTATTCTATTTTTCTCAGAACCCCGATTACTTTCCCTAAAACGGTAACATCTTGACAAATAATTGGCTCAAGGGCAAAATTTTCAGGCTGGAGCCGAATTCCACCCTTTTCCTTGTAAAAACGCTTGACAGTTGCTTCTTCTTCCAGCAAAGCAACCACAATATCACCATTATCGGCAGTATTTTGCTGACGAACAATCACAAAATCGCCGTCGTAAATACCGGCGTTGATCATGCTATCACCACGAACCTTTAACATAAAGACGTTATTTGTTGTTTTTAGAAAATTAACAGGTAATGGAAAGGTGTCTTCGATATTTTCGACAGCTAAAATCGGCTCACCTGCAGCAACCCGACCAACAATAGGAACACGAACAATTGAGGTATTATTCCCTGTTAATTCGATTGCCCTTGGCTTCGTCGGGACCCTTTTAATATAGCCCTTTTTTTGCAGGTTAATGAGATGAGTATGAACTGTCGAGCTTGATTTGAGTCCAACCGCTTCTCCAATCTCTCGAACAGAGGGAGGATAGCCGCGTTCGTCAATTGTTCTTTTTATGAAATTTAAAATTGCCG
The sequence above is drawn from the Bacillota bacterium genome and encodes:
- a CDS encoding DUF456 domain-containing protein; translation: MNNLLLIVTVTILGLGVIMSIFPFLPGIPLIFGTFLAYGFFEGFRQINAVFLLAMLMITILSFFIDNLAGWLGAKRYGASKAGVWGAILGGLAGIFIYPLFGILLGPLIGAVVGEIIISQRPLREAFRVGMGTLVGFLGGSVLRFILAFFMVTAFLYVVF
- the lexA gene encoding transcriptional repressor LexA; protein product: MIKNLSSRQTAILNFIKRTIDERGYPPSVREIGEAVGLKSSSTVHTHLINLQKKGYIKRVPTKPRAIELTGNNTSIVRVPIVGRVAAGEPILAVENIEDTFPLPVNFLKTTNNVFMLKVRGDSMINAGIYDGDFVIVRQQNTADNGDIVVALLEEEATVKRFYKEKGGIRLQPENFALEPIICQDVTVLGKVIGVLRKIE